The genomic region TCACTCTCGATCTTGTTTCAACAAGATAGTTGGATCCTTTATGAGAAAAACTGGCTACCCTGGTGCCTGTGATCAATTAGCAGCAAAACTGATTAGCATTAACGATGCAGAAGTGGTTTATGCAAGAATGAAACTAGTTCCGACAAGTATCTTTTGAAATAGAAGTTTGATATCACCTGCTGTTTCCAGATTCTGGAAGCTCTGGTAACCATGTGAGGGGAATAGAGGTGCAGGTGATGTGATCAGTTCTTCTTGGACACTTTGGATTTTAACGAAACCCTCTAACAGAAATCCAATGGAACGGTACGGAATTTCAAAAGATTCGCCCCTTAGGTAAATCGTCATCACTGACCTTTCCGCAACAAGAATTCTCAAATCTTGcattgtcattttctcaaatATTTGTGGAAGGAAAAGTTTCAAAAGAGCAATAGAActttcctaaaaacaaaatggaATTAAATAAAATCAGTTACATCATTATAAATCCATAATCCTTTCCAAAATTCATATCATCATATTATCTTTTCACTTGCCCGGCATTACAAAGTAGAAATTTTTAGTAAAAGAATACCTGCCAGAGGAAGTCTTCTACTGAGGGATCGGACCGGAGCATTGAATGTATCTTATGAATTTCAATGCAAAAGCAGAGAACCACAGAATCGGTGATCATGTCACAAATGTAGGGCTTTCCAGTTAGCACTTCATACAGGCCCAAAGTACTCCCGTGAGTGAAGGTTGGATGCAGCGAGTGCTTGTTTTTTATGCTCTTACTTGTCCACTGCCACAAATAATTCTCATCCATGATATTATCCGTGaggaaaaacagaaaatgtcgTAGCATCGAACTTTTAATTACCTTGACTACCCCAGTTGAAAGAAGCCAAATACCAGTAGGCTTGGATCCCTCCCTGTAAAGCGTCACACCACGCAATTTCATTGTTTCCTTGGTAGAACCTTCAAGTGGTTCACGAACTGAAGGCGGAAGGGCCCCCATTAGAGGATTGAGACTAATCAGATCATTTATTTTTGGGATCTTTACTAATGGGGGATTCCTTAGAAGCTTTTTCAAATCAGTCTGCATGaaaccaaaataacaacaaaatctattatcgtcAATGAGTGAGGCACACACTAAATAATTATACGACACAAAAAATCACCAACACGCACCTGGACTGCGTCATGAAGATGAAGcatctccttttcttccaaTATGCCAACCTTCTCTAGGTTTTGGAGATattcaattaaatggtttagAACTGAGTATGTTACTTGTCTTGTTTTTACAACACGCAGAACCTGAGGAAATGTGACACGAACATCTTCCAGAAACTTTTTTGCTTCTTCTCCTTCTGCCTCACTTTCATTAATGACGACAGAAGCAACTTCACTATCACCTGAATAAATAAGCACATGAAGATCAAttacatatttttcaaaatataggGCTACTACAATAAGATaataaccaaaacaatttcCGTTCTTACATTACAACAACAATCACAAAAGGTATTAACTAACCTATAAAATCATGAAGTTCCTGCCTTGCAATTCTATGGGCACGGAGAAAGGAAGCACAAATGTAACATGCAGATTCCAGCCTTTCCACGGTGAAATAGGTTACCAATTTCTGAGGGAAAACGCTAGTTTGAAGGAACTTGTAGTAATTTGGGAAATGAACATGAGCTTTTAAACCATTCCAGTCACATAAAGGCTCACGTGAAACCAAGTCAATCGCTTCATCTACTGATTGCATCAAAATATTTGCAGAAGATTGTGTAATCCTTCCCTCATCAAGCATGTTCCAGTAAGCAGCTTGGACTCCTGATTTAAAATGGTCTTTTTGTATTAGCAAATGAGGCCACAGTTAGATATAGCAACCTTTAACTTTGACACCAGTATCTTTAAGCATTTTAGTTTTACGTTTCAGAAATATGCAACGTAACAAATGCCTAAGCTTAAGTTACTGGGACTGAAATATAAACACTGCTAAATTTACCATTCAAAAGACGTTCACGTATGTCCTTCAAATGTGTAACGTGCGGATTATTACTATTTTCACTTTCTGATGCATCGTGAGGGTGTACAGGTTCGGTATCAACATCATTTAAGCTTGCAATATATCTTTTCACAGTGAGCCAGTCAGCAGGCCCCAACTCCTCATCATCTCCAAGATCACCAAAAGTCTCTAATGCTTTGTTCAACATTTCATATTTTGTGTACTCCAGCACGCGCCTCTGCAACAAACAAAGATATAGATATAAACCGAAcgcatacaacaacaacaataacaacaaagccttttcccactaagtggggttcagctgtatgaatcctagaacgccattgcgctcggttctgtgccacgtcttccgttagatccaaatactctaagtcttttgttagagtctcttccaaagtcttcctaggtcttcctttaCCCTTTCAGCCCTGAACTTCTATCCCGTAATCGCATCTTCTTACCGGAGCGTCAATGGGCCTTTGTTTCACATGTTCAAACCACCGTaatcgattttctctcatctttccttcaatttcggctactcctactttaccttgaATATcttcattcctaatcttatcctttctcgtgtgcccacacattcTAAACCAAATGCATACACGGAAGAAAATTCTCATAACAAGTGCTCGAGCATAGACCTCCTCTAACTAATCTCGACAATTATTATTTGTGTTCAAATGGATTAATAGCTGTATGAAATGTTGAGGAATTACTTAAAATTATAATCCTGaaacaaagaaagggaaacgTAAAGCAGTACCATAGGTCTACAAGGACAATGTAGTTGTATATTTTGAAGGACAGTTAAACCTCACCTTAGCTGCTGATATCTTGTCCAGATCTAGAAGGCGTAAAATGAATTGTGTGGTGGAACCGTTCACAACTAGTGTCAAGAAGACAATTCCGCCAGTGAAGAAAACAAACTGCAAAGGTTTACACAGATTGCTTAAATAAGTATCTCAAGCGGTGTCCAAGAATAAATTAATTAGTCTGTTTGCAAATCTATCACACTATACAATGAAACAGAAGAAAGTGTGCGCTCATGCTTCAGATACGTACAAGGACTCCTGTGTCAGAACTGATAAGTGAAGAGCTGTCACTAGTTTGCTACAAGAATAAAGGTAAATCAATTAGAAGCCATGAAAATCATGGGTattcagaaggaaaaaaaataaaaggaaaatactATGAAATGAATACGCACAAACAAGCAATATGAACGTAAAACTTTCAAAGGTTTTTTTGGTGGGGGGTGGGTTGGGATGGGGGGAATATCTTTTCAAATGTAAGATGCTTCCTTTTGTCAGATTATGCACTAAAAACTACTTGCATGTAGACTACAATAATCACTTTTGACACAGCAAACAGTTAGATGTGTGAGTGAAACATTTCCTTCACAAACTCAAAAAATGGAGGTTTAGCAGCTGGTTTATTGAGAACGGAAAAGTTTATGATGCACCGTCCAACTTCAAAAGGAAAAAGTTAAGAAATTAACAGACAGTAGAGATTGAATTTTAACCACAAGGTATAAAAGTTAAATTTTGCTTTGCATAAACAACAGTTTGTAATTAACAACTTGCCTTCACTGACAGTGAAAGTGACAATGCTACAGCCCCTCGCAGACCTGACCATATAAGGATTATAGCCTCTTTCCAGTCCAAACCATATCCAAAATACCGGAGAAGGGGAAATGAAACAGCAACAACTATGAACCGGGAAACTTGTACATAAACATAGAGAAGAATGAGGTACGACCAAGATTTTCCTGAAACAAAAAGAATTAGAGTTGCAAAGAGTTAGATAGAACCAGTCATAAAAGAACTAACAGATCAACAACAATAAAGTCTTATCGCACTAAATGAGGctggctatatgaatcctagaacgccattgcgctcggttaCGTGTCATGTCCTCCGTTAGATCCAAgcactctaagtcttttcttatagtctcttccaaagtcttcctctaccccttcggccTTGGACCTCTGTCCcgtaatcgcatcttctaaccagaGTGTTAGTAGGCCTTCGTTGCACATGTCCAAACTACCGTAACGAATTTTCTCTCATCcttccttcaatttcggctacttctactttacctcggatatccccattcctaatcttatcctttcttgcgtgcccacacatccaacgaagcatccTCATCTCtgctacacccattttatgtatGTGTTGATGCTTAACCGTCCAACATTCTGTGTCATACAGTATCGTCGGCCTTATTGTTTTCccataaaattttcccttgagcttcagTGGCATATGACGGTCACACAACACGTCGGATGCACTCTTCAACTTCATtcatccagcttgtattctatggttgaggtctccatctaattctccattcttttgcaagatagatcgtAGGTAGCGAAAGCGAACGCTCTTTGCTACTTCCTGGTCTTCGATCctcacccctaactcatttgGGCCTCCATTTGCACTCCATATAAAATAACTAACAGATAATCCACTAAAATGTTAACCACCCAAAAGATAGTTTTCGTTTTCTTCTTTCATTCTTCATTCTTAATGTATGTAATCTATATTGAACGATAAGAATATAGTAATCAGCAAACAAAGTTGAAAAATTATCTGTAAGAACAtattacaagaaaaataaatatttagaaGGTAAATCCACAAAGTTAAGGAGCTACTTATGAAGAATGTCAAAGATATACGGTgtgaaacaacaaaaatatgcaacagTGCTAAGATCTATTGTTCGGCCTTTGTGCTTTGGAAGAGTCCACACCTGATCTGCCTGTGTATGTGTGTGCGTGTGCTCAGTTATGACCAAGCGAGTACATATATTTATGAATGCAAAAATGAGTACATAAATGCATATCTCCATGTTTGAAAAGTAAGGATTACcgtgattaaaaatattttcaccactAAGAACGCCTTCAGCAATAACAACTCcactgaaaagaaaaacagaaaatatgtgttttgttttccattttgttattgtcacaaaacaaaatacaaCTAAAGAGCGATGGATTATGCACTTACCTCAAGATGAAAACTAAGGTATTAGCAATATAAGCAACCATTTCCCTGTGCAAGATGCATAGAGTACGAGCAATTAAAATTTCATGAAGAGTAGATtcaagagagattttttttatcaaactatTCACACATTTGCTGTATCTTTATGTTTTAGAGATTATTAACTATATGATGAATTTACTCATGAATTGGACCTTTGTTTAATCAAACAGCCAGCCTTAGTTTAAAGTGATAACTACAACCACACGATATACCAGAAATGATGTAAACTTTGTTGGCTTTCACCCTTAAAAGCTGTCCTTGCAACTGCAGCATAAAACCTGTCCACAGATTAAAACATTAGGATAaagggaaaactaatgaaaagggcttgaaaactttgagttttaacgaaaatgacaaaataaagggtaaagtgaatagtaccagaattgactttttagtgtaaaaatatggtttttcgttaaagtgaacagtactgaaagcttttcgttaaagttccctaggATAAATGCATTCACCAGTGAGAAATGAGATGTTATCGGGAAATTCAGCTTACATTCCTAAAGTCATCACCGTCAAGACACCGGACACGTCTGCACCCTCTTGAGCCTGTGGCACCCGAATAAAATATCTCAGTTGTTTCATACACAAAACAGGCAACTAATGATCACATATTTTTCCAGATAAGTGAAATGCATTATAATATGTTAAGTGGAATACATCAACCTTCTTTACGCTAGTAGAAACCATAAGAGACATGGTTTATTGTTAACAATCCTTGATTGTTTTTTGGGATAAAAGAGACATCAAAAGAATATTTTACATAAATTTGGAAAGGATCATACATGCAAGTAGACAACTTCCCGGTCACATGTAAAAGTAATTGCAGAACTATCTATAGCAGTTCTATGACAGGTTTCAGTCTTAAGAATTTTGCACCAATTCATACATATCTATTGACATGACAACAAGCAATTTGGAATAATAATCATATGATGAAGCATCCAATTTTGGAAAGGAACATACAGTGAAGTAAGCAACATAGCTGACAGCAAGTGTTAGTGTGATCTCTATCACGGTGTCGTTGAAAATGAAGCCGAGCCAAAGTACAGATACTATGCCAAAAGCAAGACCAATGCCTACACTGGAACGATAAAAGAGTTAACATGTGAAACAAATCTGCCATCTCTACTCAAAGAAATATGGAAGACATACGCTCCAAATGTAACTTGAGATAGAAATTTAATTATGGCGGCCCAGTCATAGCTCTTTCCAAGGACCATTTGATAAAATAGCTGATACACCACAATTGCTGTcctggacgaaattaaacacATTCAGATAAGAGAAAATACGAAAGGCATAATTTACACAAATGTTGTAAAAAACAACAGCACAACAATTCATACATATGAACCACCCATGGTTCACCTACACTAAATATTGGATAGTAGAGAATGGATTATCTAACTTGAGATAGTGTTAGGTCACTAAAAATCTATACCCGTCATTCATCAAGGATTCTCCTTCAATTATTGTACTCAATTTTTTGCTAGCACCAAGCTCTTTTAACAGAGCAACAACAGCCACAGGATCAGTAGCGCTAAGAAGCCCCCCAAGCAACAGTGATGTTTTCCAACTCCAGTCATAAGGAAAAGTGAGCTGCAGTTGAATATgacaatataattatataactCCAACATATAGTCTAATTAGCAAAGTTTAGGATACCTTCAAAGCAGATCCAAGGACAAAGGTTGACATTAGAACACCCGGACCAGCTAGTATGAGCATTTGTACCATACACCTCTGCacgaaaaatagaaaattttgcCGGTTCGTTTCATATCCGGGACAATTTCATGTCAACCAGTGACTTTGCAGAAAGCTACAGGTTAGAATTGCACCAAAGTAAAGTTTGCTGGTCTTATTGCTGTATATATGTTTCATACTTTCCAGGATTGTGAATATGCAGAACAACAGCATGGTAAAGgaagaacaaaattaaaaactataTAAACTCTAATTTTTTAAACTGCACGATTAGAATATGTGAGGAAGAAAAGTGACCTTTATTTGGTGCACCTCCATAGAAAACGAACTCTCAAAAAGAAGGGCAGGCAGAAAAACAGCCAATAGAAGTGAAGGATCAATATTTGCCCCTGCACCACGGTAGAAAGCCCTCCAAGTCAAAACACCACAAGGATCCAAAGCCTATAATCGGTATTGCAATTGCTATGTCAGCAAAGATGTAAAGCTGGAACTTACAAATTCGAATTCCGTCTCCAATCCTCCCCAATTGATGATGTGTGCCATATTCTACATGTTTATCAACCTTTAATTagcaaatattaattaaaacaaacaattaACTCCTAACAAAGACATAAAGCAGAGGCCAGAGAGTATCATATCATCCCACCATCTGAAATTGTGTCTCACTACAATTTCATGGTTGTTGTTCATTTATTCCTCCTTATATTCCGTTCCTATTTCTATTCTTAGAAACCTCACTGTTGAGATGCTGCTGCTGATTTTCTTAATCCTTGCCCCCACAAATCACCCTAAAACCACTGAATTTTGATATATAAACATAAGGGACGGATCCGTGGCACCACTCTTTTTACACAACTTTTAACACACGTTTTTGTGGGACccacttcgtaatgtattttaacaatcCAAACAAGCTATCATTTAGGTATTTCCTCAGagatcatgtctaccaaaaaatcactcaaatctaaaaccatctaaccgttggattaaaGTGTTTAGGGTATCTTTGTAGAATCGTATtcgtccattttcttcactacaaatgaatgttttaGTGATTTTTGCGAAAATGATCCATGAACGATGTTCTACAGATAAAGAGTTCAGATCATTGAAATTACGACAGTGAACTCCACATGTGTCAGAAATTGTGTAGACACAATACTGCCGCGGATCCAccatatatattcatataaacAAGCTCCTaactttttttgttcatttttaagATTCAAATCACTGAAATCAGCAAAAATACGAAGTTTGATAACTAGCTCCAGTTAATATTATATGAAACCCaatcattaaaataataataataataacaacaagAATAAATggaggagagtgagagagagacctATGGAGCCGAGGCCAATGCCAAGGATGAGCAGAGCGACAGTGTAGGGAACTCTGGTACCACGCAACAGATGCCTGCTGGCGATTCCTAACACCAAACACAACCCCACGAACGCCACCGCGTTCGTCGGGTCCGACGAgctatcttcttcttcctccaccgCCAAGATTCTGTACGGTAACTGCCATGCCGTCACCGTCGCCATTTCTCCAATCTCAAAAGCTCTACTTAATATCCACCAAAATTTGACTTCCTGTTTCAGTCCCAGCTTAAAAAGCTTAAAGCTTTCAGCTTTTGACTTCTGATTAAGCAATAAGCAGCAGCATACTAGTGGTAAAGACTCGCGAGCGGCTTTTGCTGTTGAAAAAAAGTAGTTGCGCGCTTTATATACTCTGAGAAGATGATTGAAGTTGAACGACACGATCACTGTCGGTCACGTTTCGTTCTGTCACGGACAAATAATGCCTGGCGATTTTGCTCTTGGACGTAAGCGCCGATTTGTCAAATAATCGCCTCACCGAACGACTGGAAATACCTCGGACTGATGATTTTTTACGGTGGATATTTATTAACGATGAATTCAGAGtaactactattttattttttatttatttttctatgttTATCTACAGATCACAGATCTTGACTAAATAATTTCTTAGTCGTTATTTTCACCAAGTTGTCGCCTATATAACATTTTAATCGGAAATTCCGTACTGTCCgcgtttattttatattaaaaaattctaCGTTGTTCCGATGCATTTTATATCAAGATCTTAACGATTCGATCTTGATTAAGAATCTAAGAGTTGAATATCTCGGAATATAAAGTTGTacaagcacataaccaaaatatTCTAGC from Pyrus communis chromosome 4, drPyrComm1.1, whole genome shotgun sequence harbors:
- the LOC137731995 gene encoding sodium/hydrogen exchanger 8-like isoform X1 → MATVTAWQLPYRILAVEEEEDSSSDPTNAVAFVGLCLVLGIASRHLLRGTRVPYTVALLILGIGLGSIEYGTHHQLGRIGDGIRIWANIDPSLLLAVFLPALLFESSFSMEVHQIKRCMVQMLILAGPGVLMSTFVLGSALKLTFPYDWSWKTSLLLGGLLSATDPVAVVALLKELGASKKLSTIIEGESLMNDGTAIVVYQLFYQMVLGKSYDWAAIIKFLSQVTFGAVGIGLAFGIVSVLWLGFIFNDTVIEITLTLAVSYVAYFTAQEGADVSGVLTVMTLGMFYAAVARTAFKGESQQSLHHFWEMVAYIANTLVFILSGVVIAEGVLSGENIFNHGKSWSYLILLYVYVQVSRFIVVAVSFPLLRYFGYGLDWKEAIILIWSGLRGAVALSLSLSVKQTSDSSSLISSDTGVLFVFFTGGIVFLTLVVNGSTTQFILRLLDLDKISAAKRRVLEYTKYEMLNKALETFGDLGDDEELGPADWLTVKRYIASLNDVDTEPVHPHDASESENSNNPHVTHLKDIRERLLNGVQAAYWNMLDEGRITQSSANILMQSVDEAIDLVSREPLCDWNGLKAHVHFPNYYKFLQTSVFPQKLVTYFTVERLESACYICASFLRAHRIARQELHDFIGDSEVASVVINESEAEGEEAKKFLEDVRVTFPQVLRVVKTRQVTYSVLNHLIEYLQNLEKVGILEEKEMLHLHDAVQTDLKKLLRNPPLVKIPKINDLISLNPLMGALPPSVREPLEGSTKETMKLRGVTLYREGSKPTGIWLLSTGVVKWTSKSIKNKHSLHPTFTHGSTLGLYEVLTGKPYICDMITDSVVLCFCIEIHKIHSMLRSDPSVEDFLWQESSIALLKLFLPQIFEKMTMQDLRILVAERSVMTIYLRGESFEIPYRSIGFLLEGFVKIQSVQEELITSPAPLFPSHGYQSFQNLETAGTRVASFSHKGSNYLVETRSRVIIFDIAAFESDSALIRRSPSFISNAVDHPHRSLTREHSGLMSWPEQVFKAKQQKQNPEGIDRQNNNLSARAMQLSVYGSLVNVNLRRRARSFPRSGPVNPSHTVSYPSMPSYQGRSHNVSYPNIPSYHHRPLVSVRSEGATTVRKNLEVRKFTGQTNPPGQQSTDPNKSHVVEDSSDESGGEDDVIVRIDSPSTLSFPQAP
- the LOC137731995 gene encoding sodium/hydrogen exchanger 7-like isoform X2; this translates as MTAIVVYQLFYQMVLGKSYDWAAIIKFLSQVTFGAVGIGLAFGIVSVLWLGFIFNDTVIEITLTLAVSYVAYFTAQEGADVSGVLTVMTLGMFYAAVARTAFKGESQQSLHHFWEMVAYIANTLVFILSGVVIAEGVLSGENIFNHGKSWSYLILLYVYVQVSRFIVVAVSFPLLRYFGYGLDWKEAIILIWSGLRGAVALSLSLSVKQTSDSSSLISSDTGVLFVFFTGGIVFLTLVVNGSTTQFILRLLDLDKISAAKRRVLEYTKYEMLNKALETFGDLGDDEELGPADWLTVKRYIASLNDVDTEPVHPHDASESENSNNPHVTHLKDIRERLLNGVQAAYWNMLDEGRITQSSANILMQSVDEAIDLVSREPLCDWNGLKAHVHFPNYYKFLQTSVFPQKLVTYFTVERLESACYICASFLRAHRIARQELHDFIGDSEVASVVINESEAEGEEAKKFLEDVRVTFPQVLRVVKTRQVTYSVLNHLIEYLQNLEKVGILEEKEMLHLHDAVQTDLKKLLRNPPLVKIPKINDLISLNPLMGALPPSVREPLEGSTKETMKLRGVTLYREGSKPTGIWLLSTGVVKWTSKSIKNKHSLHPTFTHGSTLGLYEVLTGKPYICDMITDSVVLCFCIEIHKIHSMLRSDPSVEDFLWQESSIALLKLFLPQIFEKMTMQDLRILVAERSVMTIYLRGESFEIPYRSIGFLLEGFVKIQSVQEELITSPAPLFPSHGYQSFQNLETAGTRVASFSHKGSNYLVETRSRVIIFDIAAFESDSALIRRSPSFISNAVDHPHRSLTREHSGLMSWPEQVFKAKQQKQNPEGIDRQNNNLSARAMQLSVYGSLVNVNLRRRARSFPRSGPVNPSHTVSYPSMPSYQGRSHNVSYPNIPSYHHRPLVSVRSEGATTVRKNLEVRKFTGQTNPPGQQSTDPNKSHVVEDSSDESGGEDDVIVRIDSPSTLSFPQAP